In Planctomycetota bacterium, a single window of DNA contains:
- a CDS encoding ThiF family adenylyltransferase, whose amino-acid sequence MKRYAKQILFRPLGEEGQRRLAAARVALVGLGALGSTIASLLARAGVGFLRLCDRDFVELDNLQRQTLYGEDDVREGLPKAVAAARALARANSEVRLDPRVQDVRFSNVEDTVRDVDLVVDGTDNFETRFVLNDACVKLGRPWIYGGCVGAWGMAMPVFPGEGPCFACLVGELPAPGSAPTCDTAGVLGPAAAAVASLQAAEAIKILSGRREAAVRGLQTVDVWTGEHRILRVPRNPACEACGARRFRHLEGSAWGEAVLCGRGAVQILPPRETALDLADLERKLAPLGSVRRNPYLLKFAGEGFEITLFPDARAIVQGTEDPAQARSLYARYVGL is encoded by the coding sequence ATGAAGCGCTACGCCAAGCAGATCCTTTTCCGGCCGCTCGGGGAGGAAGGGCAGCGGCGCCTGGCCGCCGCGCGGGTGGCCCTCGTGGGACTGGGCGCGCTGGGCTCCACGATCGCGTCGCTTCTGGCGCGCGCCGGGGTGGGATTCCTGCGTCTGTGCGACCGGGATTTCGTGGAGCTCGACAACCTTCAGCGCCAGACGCTTTACGGCGAGGACGACGTCCGCGAGGGGCTCCCGAAAGCCGTGGCCGCGGCGCGCGCCCTCGCGCGGGCCAACTCCGAGGTCCGGCTGGATCCCCGCGTCCAGGACGTCCGCTTTTCCAACGTCGAGGATACGGTCCGGGACGTGGATCTCGTCGTGGACGGGACCGACAACTTCGAGACGCGCTTCGTCCTCAACGACGCCTGCGTGAAGCTCGGCCGCCCCTGGATCTACGGCGGCTGCGTGGGGGCCTGGGGCATGGCGATGCCCGTCTTTCCGGGAGAAGGCCCGTGCTTCGCGTGCCTGGTGGGGGAGCTTCCCGCCCCCGGCAGCGCCCCGACGTGCGACACGGCGGGGGTCCTGGGCCCCGCCGCGGCGGCCGTGGCGTCGCTGCAGGCCGCGGAGGCGATCAAGATCCTGTCCGGCCGGCGCGAGGCGGCGGTCCGGGGGCTCCAGACGGTGGATGTGTGGACGGGCGAGCACCGGATCCTGCGGGTGCCGCGCAATCCCGCCTGCGAGGCGTGCGGCGCGCGCCGGTTCCGGCATCTCGAGGGATCCGCCTGGGGAGAGGCGGTCCTCTGCGGCCGCGGGGCCGTGCAGATCCTGCCCCCTCGGGAGACGGCGCTCGACCTGGCGGATCTCGAGCGCAAGCTCGCCCCGCTGGGGTCCGTGCGGCGGAATCCCTATCTCCTCAAGTTCGCCGGGGAGGGCTTCGAGATCACCCTTTTTCCGGACGCGCGGGCGATCGTCCAGGGAACCGAGGATCCCGCGCAGGCCCGTTCCCTCTACGCGCGCTACGTGGGGCTCTGA